A genomic stretch from Arachis stenosperma cultivar V10309 chromosome 3, arast.V10309.gnm1.PFL2, whole genome shotgun sequence includes:
- the LOC130965883 gene encoding uncharacterized protein LOC130965883, translated as MAELQAEVKRLAELSTQSSKQEEGNSKGSTQGRAELIGVNSPKEKLTLDNPFSEEITNFQMPKHFTLPSSLELYKGIGDPRAHIKKFQSMMFFNGPNNDPVLCRAFPTYLDGAALFWFLKLSAGSIASFEDLARSFIDYFAAARIYVHGSDYLSTIRQGPLKSLKDYMTRFTDATMEIPDLNPAVHLHALKAGLRPGKFREIIAVTMPKTLDEFRERAAGQMEIEELREADKTERRPRKEDDRPFRSANTRDLGKPFKLTPKFNNYTRFNTKREKIIKEILNAKIIKSPTRAGSYQHQRFVDKSKHCGFHQKYGHTTDECVIAKDLLERLARQGLLDKYIEGRKHRESNKEERHQTSARKDTNKWLNNNPPKGVINCISGGFAGGGETNSAQKRSYRAMLAIKGTTPPNNKDMQDLEITFNQADICSATPHTDDPVVISIQTGNLLVRKVLLDPGSSADVLFYSTFSKMNLSEKLMQPSSGELVGFSRERVSIKGYIWLRTTMENDPLSRTLDIQYLIVDCPSPYNIIHGRPTLNMFRAVISTYHLCVKFQAQGGKIVTIHSDRQQARQCYNASLKRSDTSLKQREVHSIHGTEVLSLAELDPRGDTQERPQPADELQKIQLTHMPE; from the coding sequence ATGGCCGAACTGCAAGCAGAAGTCAAGAGACTAGCTGAGCTATCCACCCAGAGCAGCAAACAAGAGGAAGGCAACTCCAAAGGTTCAACCCAAGGCAGAGCCGAACTCATAGGTGTCAACTCCCCTAAGGAGAAACTGACCTTGGACAACCCGTTTTCTGAGGAAATCACGAATTTCCAAATGCCAAAGCATTTCACACTCCCTTCCTCTCTTGAGCTGTATAAGGGGATTGGTGACCCCCGGGCTcacattaaaaaatttcaatctATGATGTTTTTTAACGGACCTAATAACGATCCTGTGCTTTGCAGAGCTTTCCCTACTTATCTAGACGGGGCTGCCCTATTTTGGTTTTTGAAATTGTCTGCAGGATCAATCGCTTCCTTCGAAGATCTGGCCAGGTCTTTCATCGACTACTTTGCAGCAGCTCGGATCTATGTACATGGATCAGACTATCTCAGCACCATCCGCCAGGGCCCACTGAAAAGCTTAAAAGATTATATGACCAGGTTCACAGATGCCACCATGGAAATACCTGACCTAAACCCTGCCGTCCACCTACATGCCCTCAAAGCCGGACTCAGGCCTGGAAAATTCAGAGAAATAATCGCGGTTACCATGCCAAAAACACTGGACGAATTCCGGGAAAGGGCAGCAGGACAAATGGAGATCGAAGAACTCCGAGAGGCCGACAAAACCGAAAGGAGACCAAGAAAAGAGGACGACAGACCCTTCAGATCAGCGAACACTAGAGACCTTGGCAAACCATTCAAGCTCACCCCAAAATTCAATAACTACACCAGATTCAATACGAAGAGAGAAAAGATAATCAAAGAAATACTCAATGCCAAGATTATAAAGTCACCAACCAGAGCGGGAAGCTACCAACATCAGCGATTCGTCGACAAAAGCAAGCATTGTGGCTTCCACCAGAAATATGGTCATACAACCGATGAGTGCGTGATAGCCAAAGACCTCTTGGAAAGATTAGCACGCCAGGGCCTCTTGGACAAGTACATCGAGGGGCGAAAACACAGGGAAAGCAACAAAGAAGAACGTCATCAAACCTCGGCCAGAAAAGACACCAACAAATGGCTTAACAACAACCCACCTAAGGGGGTTATAAACTGCATATCTGGAGGATTCGCAGGAGGCGGAGAAACAAATTCAGCACAGAAGCGGAGTTACCGTGCAATGCTAGCAATCAAAGGAACAACACCGCCAAACAACAAAGATATGCAGGACCTAGAAATCACTTTTAACCAAGCTGATATATGCTCAGCCACCCCTCACACAGACGACCCAGTAGTAATCTCCATTCAAACAGGCAACCTTCTGGTAAGAAAAGTCCTTTTGGACCCAGGTAGTAGTGCAGATGTCCTGTTTTActctactttttcaaaaatgaaTCTATCTGAAAAACTAATGCAACCCTCATCTGGAGAATTAGTAGGATTCTCTAGAGAAAGAGTGTCGATCAAGGGCTATATATGGCTAAGGACTACAATGGAAAATGACCCGTTGTCAAGGACCTTGGACATACAATACCTAATAGTTGACTGCCCTAGTCCTTATAACATTATTCACGGAAGACCTACTCTGAACATGTTCAGAGCAGTCATATCTACTTATCATCTATGTGTTAAATTTCAGGCACAGGGCGGCAAGATAGTAACAATACATTCAGATCGCCAACAAGCTCGGCAGTGCTATAATGCGAGCCTAAAAAGATCGGACACAAGCCTGAAACAACGTGAAGTCCATTCAATACATGGCACGGAAGTATTATCCTTGGCCGAGCTTGATCCTCGAGGGGACACCCAAGAAAGACCTCAACCAGCAGAcgagctccagaaaatccaactGACCCATATGCCGGAATAG